cgtacacacacacacacacacacacacacacacacacacacacacacacacacacacacacacacacacacacacacacacacacacgcacacacgcacacacacacacacacacacacacacacacacacacacacgcgcacacacacacacacacgcacacacacacgcacacacgcacgcacgcacacacgcacgcacacacacacacacacacacacacgcgcgcgcgcacacacacgcacgcgcacacacacacgcacgcacgcacacacacacacgcacgcacacacgcacgcacgcacgcacacacacacacacacacacacgcacgcacgcacgcacgcacgcgcacacacacgcacgcgcacacacacacacacgcacgcacacacacacacgcacgcacgcacacgcacgcacgcacaccagTAGGAGGATGCGACAGATGGCAGTGCGTCACTGGTGAAATGTAAAAGCGGCTAGATTCTCCTCCATTCAATCCGATCTGGGCTGTCCTTCTACATCACATGCTACACTCATTTCATCTCTCCTAGTGGGGGAATCTACTGGATTTAATACATCTACTGGATTTAAGCTGGTTGGGAAATGATGATACTGGGCTATAGCCTCGTGTGTTTCACAAATGGCACACtaatccctatgtagtgcactactttaccaGGGCCCTggttcaaagtagtgcactatatatagggaaaaGGATAAGTAATTACTACGTTTGATATAAATGAAGCCTTTGTTTTCATGAATACGTGTTCTCTTATTACCAAATACTGTgtattactttattttattgactCTTAATCACCCAACTGAAATTCACAGGCTAGGGAAAGGGAAACGTTTCAAAGTGAGGTGAAAGTGAGACAATTATGGGCCATTATTTTAactttgtttttctccctctgcTGTCTGTCCTGCAGATATTTGCCATCTTTGCATTCTCAACATGTGGGAGTTACTCCGGGATGTTCAAGATGAGTGTGGAGTGTAAAAACAGGACCGAGAGCGACCTGAGTATAGAAGTGGAATTCGAGTATCCTTTCAGGTCAGTCAAGCTCTCTGGGTTTTAGGTTGACTAACGTTAAATGTGTCTATGGGtagcgtccaaaatggcaccctattcctcacagggtcctggtcaaaagtagtgcactatatagtgaatagggtggcattttggGACGCATCCTGTGTTTATTACTAATGTGACAGACAAGGTTTGTCTGCTTACCgtcaagactgtgttagcccactgatCTAAAGCATAGGCATTAGATCAGGGAGTCGACGCAAGTCTTCAGATCTCAGCGAGTGTGGTTCAccaaactacatttacattttagtcatttagcagacgctcttatccagagcgacttacagttagtgagtgcatacattataatttttttaaattttttctttttcatactggcccaccgtgggaattgaacccacaaccctggcgttgcaaacgccatgctctaccaactgagctacatccctgccggccattccctcccctaccctggacgacgctgggccaattgtgcgccgccccatgggtctcccggtcgcggccggctacgacagagcctggattcgaaccaggatctctagtggcacagctagcactgcgatgcagtgccttagaccactgcgccacccacTCGGGACTACCTTCACTGTACTATGTCATTATACAGTATGTCAGAGTGAAAGCACTTTGTGACGACTGTTGATGTAAAATGGGCTTTGGTGAacttagacttgtgtgcggctgctcggccatggaaacccatttcatgaagctcccgacgaacagttattgtgctgacgtttgcttccagaggcagtttggaactcggtagcgaGTGGAGGACCCGACGATTTTTTACGCTCTTCAGCACACggcggtctcgttctgtgagcttgtgtggcctaccacttcgcggctgagccgttgttgctcctagacgtttccacttcacaataacagcacttacagttgaccgggggcagctctagcagggcagaaatttgacgaactgacttgttggaaatgtggcatcctatgacggtgccacgttgaaagttactgatctcttcagtaaggcaattctactgccaaagtctgtctatggagattgcatggcggtgttcTCAATTGTATACACTGTCAGCAaaaggtgtggctgaaataaccaaatccactcatttgaagaggtgtccacatactccttatatatatatatatgtgtgtgtttgattgattgattgattgattgagaatctcctgctcctctctctccatcttcaggCTTCACCAAGTATACTTTGACGCCCCGACCTGTAAGGGGGGTCCCCCCGAACGTCTCTTCCTGGTTGGTGACTACTCTTCCTCAGCAGAGTTCTTCGTCACCATCGGTGTGTTCGCCTTCCTCTACTCCATGGCTGCCCTCAGCGTTTACGTCTTCGCCCTGGAGAAGTACCGGGAGAACAACAAGGGACCACTCATCGTGAgtgggaggggggagatggatgtgtgtgcgtgcagatgGATGTGTGTCCGTGGGTGCATAtggatgtgtgtgcgtgcagatggatgtgtgtgcgtgcagatgGATGTGTGTCCGTGGGTGCATAtggatgtgtgtgcgtgcagatgGATGTGTGTCCGTGGGTGCATAtggatgtgtgtgcgtgcagatggatttgtgtgcatgtgtacagATGGATGCGTGTGCGTGCAGATGGATGTGTGTCCGTGGGTGCATAtggatgtgtgtgcgtgcgtgcgtgcagaTGGATGTGCGTGCATGCAGATGGATGTGCGTGCGTGCAGATGgatttgtgtgcatgtgtacagatggatgtgtgtgcgtgcagatggatgtgtgtgcgtgcagattgatgtgtgtgcgtgcagattgatgtgtgtgcgtgcagaaGGATGTGTGTTGTTGCATTTACAGTTGAAGGGTAAATCAAATATATTTGCACTCAATCCCTTTTATTTCCGCACGTTTACGTTCACCACTGTAGCAGTCGATTTTGAACGTTTGACTTCCTCCCGTCTTCCTGTGTATATTTACCGTAGAGATCCTTGTGTCTGATGTCATAGACCTGTATAGCTTTAGAATGTGCTGATATTGGCAGCCATCTTTGATCAGGTGttctatatgtcattctatgTGTTTGACCTCATTCCCTGTTTCCTGTGTGCGTTTCTACCTTTCACTGCAGGACTTTGGCGTGACGTGTGTGTTCACCTTCATGTGGTTGGTCAGCTCTGCTGCGTGGGCTAAGGGCCTGTCGGATGTCAAGGCGTCCACAGACCCTGAGAAGGTGGTGGATCTGATCTCAGCCTGCGATGAGGAGGGGAACCGCTGTCGTGAAGTTCATGACCCCGTCATGTCCGGACTCAACACCTCCGTCGTGAGTGTCTGGTTTTAACGGCTACGTTTTGCTTCAATACTATAACAGTTTATTGTAGCAGGGATCGGTCACAGTACAATAATATTGTCTGTTTATTGATAGTTCCAGCAGTGGATCACTGTGGATCTTACATTACAGAGATCTTACATTACAGAGATCTTACGTTACATTCATTGTAGCAGAGATCTTACGTTACATTCATTGTAGCAGAGATCTTACATTACATTCATTGTAGCAGAGATCTTACGTTACATTCATTGTAGCAGAGATCTTACATTACATTCATTGTAGCATAGATCTTACATTACATTCATTGTAGCAGAGATCTTACGTTACATTCATTGAAATTGGAAAAAATAAGATGAACTACTcgccggtcctgttctgtgagcttgtgtggcctaccacttcgcggctgagccgttgttgctcctagacgtttccacttcacaataacagcacttacagttgaccggggcagctctagcctggcagaaatttgacgaactgagttgttggaaaggtggcatcctatgacggtgccacgttgaatgtcactgagctcttcagtaaggccattctactgccaatgtttgtctatagagattgcatggctatgtgctcgattttatacacctgtcagcaacggctgtggctgaaatagtcgaatccactaatttgaaggggtgtccatatacttgtGTATATACacttcattcggaaagtattccccttgatttttccacattttgatacattacagccttattttcccctcatcaatctatacacaatacccaataatgacgaagcaaaaacaggttttaggattttttgcaaaaaataaaattaaaataaactgaaatatcacatttacgtaagtattcagaccctttactcagtactttgttgaagcacctttggcagcgattacagcctcgagtctaattgggtatgacgctacacgcttggcacacttgtatttggggagtttctcccattcttctctgcagatcctctcaagctctgtcaggttggatggggagcgttgctgcacagctattttcaggtctctccagagatgttagatcgggttcaagtccgggctctgggtgggccactcaaggacattcagagacttgtcccgaagccactcctgcgttgtcttggctgtgtgcttagggtcgttgtcctgttggaaggtgaaccttcgccccagtctgaggtcctgagcgctctggagcaggttttcatcaaggatctctctgtactttgctccgttcatctttccctcgatcctgactagtcttccagtccctgccgctgaaaaacatccccacagcatgaaactgccaccaccatgcttaaccgtaggaatggtgccaggtttcctccagatgtgacgcttggcattcaggccaaagagttcaatcttggtttcatcagaccagagaatcttgtttctcatggtctgatagtcctttaggtgccttttggcaaactccaagcgggctgtcatgtgccttttactgaggagtggcttccgtctggccactaccataaagtcctgattggtggagtcctgcagagatggttgtccttctggaaggttctcccatctccacagaggaactgtggacctatgtcagagtgaccatcgggttcttggtcacctccctgaccaaggcccttctcccctgattgctcagtttggccggcggccagctctaggaagagtcttggtggttccaaacttcttccatttaaaaacgatggaggccactgtgttcttggggaccttcaatgctgcagaattgttttggtacccttccccagatctgtgcctcgacacaatcctgtctcggagctctaaggacaattccttcaacctcatggcttggtttttgctctgacatgcactgtcaactgtgggaccttatatagacaggtgtgtgcctttccaaatcatgtccaatcaatttaatttaccacagtggactccaatcatgttgtagaaacatctcaatgatgatcaatggaaacaggatgcacctgagcacaatttcgagtcttatagcaaagggtctgaatacgtatgtaaatgtttttttgtttttttcaataaatttgctaacactttattatggggtattgtgtgtagattgatgagaaatctctctctctctctctccctctccctctccctctccctctccctctccctctccctctccctctccctctccctctccctctccctccctcccccctttcccCTCTTCTCCCTTCCTCCCATCATCATATCTATCTAGTATCTCCAGTTCAGTTCTTTATTGTAATCTCACCATTTTTCCTCTCTTCCCAGTGTTTTGGCTTCATGAACCTGGTGCTGTGGGGAGGAAACCTGTGGTTCGTCTTTAAGGAGACCGGCATCATCGCCCCTTTCATGCGTGCCCCTCCTCCCCAGGAGAAGCAGCCCGCCCCGGACTCGTACGGCCAGCAGGCGGGGTACGAGCAGGACCCGTACGCCGGTTCCCAGGGGGGCTACCAGCCAGAATacaaccagcagcagcagcaggggggGTACAACCAGGAAGGCGGAGAATACGGACAGGCCCCCACCTCCTTCGCCAATCagatgtgaggaggaggaggaagaggtaagGAGGAAGTCTGGCGGCTAGTGAGTCACACATGGTTATTAGACAGGGACAATGCATTATTGATATTATGAGGTATTATTATGAGGTGTTATGAGGAAtattttaattattttatatgatattatttacatttttatcAATGTATTTCTTTAAACTCTGTTCTATTGTGTTTTAATATAAGCATGATCAATTAAACATACAAAAAGACacacattgactacagctcagcgttcaacaccatagtgccctccaagctcatcgctaagctaaggaccctgggactaaacacctccctctgcaactggatcctggacttcctgacgggccgcccccaggtggtgagggtaggcaacaacacatctgccacgctgatcctcaacacgggggcccctcaggggtgcgtgcttagtcccctcctgtactccctgttcacccacgactgcgtggccaagcatgactccaacaccatcattaggtttgctgatgacacaacagtgacaacgatgagacagcctattgggaggaagtcagagacctggcagtgtggtgccaggacaacaacctctccctcaatgtgaacaagacaaaggagatgatcgtggactacaggaaaaggaggaacgaacaggcccccattaacattgacgggccgtagtggagtgggtcgagagttaagttccttggtgtccacctcaccaacaaactatcatgttccaaacacaccaagacagtcgtgaagagggcacgacaaagcctattccccctcaggagactaaaaagatttggcatgggtcctcagatcctcaaaatgttctacagctgcaccattgagagcatcctgaccggttgcatcaccgcctggtatggcaactgctcggcatccgacgtaaggcgctacagagggtagtccgtacggcccagtacatcactggggccaagcttcatgCCATCCTAGACCTatatacaaggcggtgtcagaggaaggcccaaaaaattgtcaaagactccagtcacccaagactgttctctctgctaccgcacggcaagcggtatcggagcgccaagtctaggtccaaagggctccttaacagcttctacccccaagccataagactgctgaacaattcatgaaatggccacccagactatttacattgaccccccccttttgtttttacactgctgctactcactgtttaatatctatgcatagtcactttacccctacctatatgtacaaattacctggacaaacctgtacccccacacattgactcggtaccggtaccccctgtatatagtctcgttattacctggacaaacatgtacccccacacattgactcggtaccggtaccccctgtatatggtCTCGTTATTACCTGGACAAACCTGtacccccagcccattgactcggtaccggtaccccctgtaaatagccttgttattacctggactaacctgtacccccacacattgactcgggaccggtaccccctgtatatagcctcgttattgttatttaaaaaaaataatctttagtttatttagtaaatattttcttaactctatttcttgaactgcattgttggttaagggcttgtaagtaagcatttcccggtaaggtctacacctgttgtattcggcacgtgtgataaataacatttgatttgattagattttgagATCACGTGATAATTTTACATCATGAACCCAATTAGGATTCTCCATTTTGGTTCACAACCTCCACCTTCTACTCAGCAACTGGATGAAAATAGAAGTAACAGAACTGGGTTTCGGTGGCGGTGCAGCTACCTACCACTCATTAACGTGTCCTGTCTTCTCTTTCTGTCCACAGAGAGTCAGAGGAGAGCCTGGGGAGTGTGGTGCCTGAAAACTACAGTACCCACAATGCCACACTCCTTcccgtgtgtttgtttgtgcataTGTCTGTGTGCTGAgtaaatgagggagggaggggagttacCTAAACACAAAGACGGAAGGTGAACAGGGAGGGTGAACAGGGAGGGTGAACAGGGAGCGTGAACAGGGAGGGTGAACAGGGAGCGTGAACAGGGAGGGTGAACAGGGAGGGTGAACAGGGAGGGTGAACAGGGAGGGTGAACAGGGAGGGTGAACAGGGAGCGTGAACAGGGAGGGTGAACAGGGAGCGTGAACAGGGAGGGTGAACAGGGAGGGTGAACAGGGAGCGTGAACAGGGAGCGTGAACAGGGAGCGTGAACAGGGAGCGTGAACAGGGAGCGTGAACAGGGAGCGTGAACAGGGAGGGTGAACAGGGAGGGTGAACAGGGAGCGTGAACAGGGAGCGTGAACAGGGAGGGTGAACAGGGAGCGTGAACAGGGAGCGTGAACAGGGAGCGTGAACAGGGAGCGTGAACAGGGAGGGTGAACAGGGAGCGTGAACAGGGAGCGTGAACAGGGAGCGTGAACAGGGAGCGTGAACAGGGAGCGTGAACAGGGAGGGTGTACAGGGAGCGTGAACAGGGAGCGTGAACAGGGAGGGTGAACAGGGAGGGTGAGGGACTAGATGTTAGTTATTGTAACTGAAAAAAAGACAGTACATTAAGAAAAACTTGAACACAGTACCATAATATGGAAAATATTattacaacaaacaaaaaaaagatTGATTACAATGTTGATAATAGTAATATAAAAATATTTGAGAGAATGTATTTGTTTGTGCTGTATAGATGTCACTATGAACAAATATATAGAGAAATATTTGGTAATGCTATACTATTCTAATGTTTGGTTTTTGAgtttagtaaataaataatcgTAACAATAATTCTGCCAAACACTGATTGCTCCTCCTCGCAACAATTTGCAAATTTTTATTTTGGTACAACTTCTTCTttgtaatttgatttgattcatctGCTTTTTTGTTCTGTTGTGTTTCTACATTGCAGAGGTCTAGAGAAGAGGTTGATGGACTAAAAACAGTCAGTCTCATTATAAATACAGTGGCCATGAAACAAATCAAACATGACGAAAAGAGTTATAAAGGAATCATTGATTGATTTATATTTTTCTTCCCTCAGTCTAAGCTATTTGAACTTTGTTTTGGTTGAACTTGTAAAGCCCATGCATTACAGTAGGATGACAGTAAAGTCCATGGATTACAGTAGGAATACAGTAAAGTCCATGGATTACACTAGGAATACAGTAAAGTCCATGCATTACAGTAGGAATACAGTAAAGTCCACGGATTACAGTAGGATACCAGTAAAGTCCATGGATTACACTAGGAATACAGTAAAGTCCATGCATTACAGTAGGATTACAGTAAAGTCCATGGATTACAGTAGGATGACAGTAAAGTCCATGGATTACAGTAGAAATACAGTAAAGTCCATGCATTACAGTAGGAATACAGTAAAGTCCATGGATTACAGTAGGAATACAGTAAAGTCCATGGATTACAGTAGGAATAGAGTAAAGTCCATGGATTACAGTAGGAATACAGTAAAGTCCATGCATTACAGTAGAGTTACATTATGAGCTACTAGAGGATACTATGAATATTCCCTCTGATACTATGAATATTCCCTCTGATACTATGAATATTCCCTCTGATACTATGCCCCTTAACTGTTCATGGTTAATTGGTGTTTTATGCAAGTTGGTTATGATAGGAGTTATGTGTAGAGTGGGACCCAGACAGAGATAATCAGCTGTGTGTTGAGATGGTGTTTGTGTATAAAGCATTTAGATTCTATCCCATAGTAATATAGtacttctccccccctctctctctctctccctctctctctctctctctctctctctctctctctctctctctccctccctctctctctctctctctctctctctctctctctctctctctctctctctctctctctctctctctctctctctctctctctctctctctcacacacatttaCAGTAGAAACCATTTAGAATAGAGTTTACAGTAAAACGTTGAAAGGGGTTCATCTTTTGTGACTTTTACGTAGAGTTAAAAATGTGTTTGACACATATTAATTAATGAAACGATGAAACATTCCCAAGCCAGTAGACATTTCAAATAAATCCAATATGCATTTTGACATTTTACAGGTTTTGCTGCTATAGTTCTTATCATAAACATTCTATGAAAAATGATTGAGCGTACCTTTGGCACCAGAGGCTATTCTCTATGATCACCATCCATACGCGTTTTCAGTTCGTCAGTTCTGTTCTATATCCAGTCCGTGACACGCGTTGGGTAGTTTACATGGCATCTACAATCATCTGGCAGCATTCTGCACCTCTCTTTTAGAGAAGGGGTAGGGTCAATTCAGttatcaattcaggaagtgatttgaaaTTTAGTTCCTGATTTGAAGAAATTTGCAAATTGAATTTCAACTCACTTCCTGCATTGACTGAATTGAACAGCTGAATTGCCACCCACCCACACTGCTCTGAAAACCCAGTAATGATCTGCTGTAGTATTTATCCTTCCAACTAGAGAGGCAGATGTGATGATCCTCTACATATCAGACTGCATGTTGAGATTTCCTGAAGCCTCTGAAACTGcacacacccgtcgctatgggcgggccatagggggccgggcccgcccccaaaaatgcttgtgcccccccccccaacccccccccccatatgccccccttaagactgaggtctggcgacagGTCTGAAACTGCAACATGACATCATACTAGAACCGTTACTAACACAGACGTTTAGTTTCAGTTTGTGCAAAGTTTTACTCTGATCTAGAAACGAAACGTTCCAAagcacacctctctctccccctctcctctctctccccctctccccctctcctctctctctctctctctcactctctctctctctctctctctctctctccccctctccttctctctctccccctctcccccctctctctctctctctctctcccctctcctctctctctccccctctcctctctctctctccccctctccttctctctctctctctctctctctctctccccctctcctctctctctccccctctcctctctctctctctctctctctccccctctcctctctctctccccctctcctctctctccccctctccttctctctctctccccctctccttctctctctccatgtaactCTTTCTATATCTTTTTCACACTGCACTGTACTATGTTAAGTTTCTCTTTTATAAATATGCTATTCAGATACTCTGTTGTTGTTTGATGTGTCTTGTCTCAATGCCTGGGTTGTGCTGTGTTTATTGATATATATttagatgatgatgatgttgatgacaATGGTTACTTATGGCTAAACAACAGGTTGACCAAAATGATCATGAAATCTGTTGTCTTCTATGGAATCCATGTGGGGATCTTTCAATAAAGAGGATGTTATCATGGTCACGGTTGTCATGGTTTTCTAATTTCACTTCCTCTTCTTAGCCTCCTCAGCAGGACCGTGGCCGCACCATGCACAGACTTTCGGTGGGGCCGGTACTCAAAATCGACCTTCATTCAATTCACACTTTTCTACTGCTCCTGTAGCCAAATTCGCCATAATTTTTTGTAAACATTGTATTGATGTggttttgttttacggcacttGTGGAATATGTGCAGCAAATGGCGGAACAACGTTAAAACTTGTGATTGGTGGTCATGGTGATTGGTGGTCGTGGTGTTTCGTGGTCGTCTCTGCTCGCTGTAACCAACAAAGTATATGTATTTTTTTCTGTGAACGTTGGAGTTTATGGAAGTGCAATGGATGTTATCAAGCCACCAAAGACTTTTTTGAGTGTGGACACGAATTGGAAAACATTTCAGCAGCGTTTGTTTTTGCTGTACATGTCCGCCATTGGAGTTACAAAGGAGCCAGGTGAACGTAAAGTTGCTCTCCTGCTCACCATAGATACACGGTGAGGCGTGGCTTAACGTGACCACGCCCCCAAACAGGTACTCCCTTTACTCCCATGTTAAACTTTACTCATAACTCGACAACggctgtattattattttttttgtcattctaTAAACATTTTGTATATGCTTGGTTGGTAGTTTTTAACATGCTTCCACGTCGTCTTAATCAACAAACTACATCATACCTAAAAACACTTTGAttctaaatgtaaaaatgttagcgTCAACAGATAGGCTGTCGCATGGAATGTACGTCACGATTATCAGCCAAAAAGCCATTTACAATGGACTTTCTTCAGCTAACTAAGGTTAGCTAACTAACCCTGCTTTTATAGCTGAGATTCCGAAAAAGCTGTTGCGTACCGTTTTGTTTGAACAATAGTAGGAGAAAAGAGCAGCAAATTAAGTTTCATCAACTGCCCAAGGACCAGGTCAGATGAACCCTCATGGTTTCAGGCTATACGACGCGATGACGGAAAGCTGTGGGCTCCGGTTACTCGATACATTTATGTGTTCAAAGCACTTAATTCACGGTAAGTCGCTAGCGAACACTTGTTTGTGTCTAACTAGCTATATATATTGCCTGTGTAA
This portion of the Coregonus clupeaformis isolate EN_2021a chromosome 24, ASM2061545v1, whole genome shotgun sequence genome encodes:
- the LOC121537773 gene encoding synaptophysin; this translates as MDIVNQLVAGGQFRVLKVPLGFIKALEWIFAIFAFSTCGSYSGMFKMSVECKNRTESDLSIEVEFEYPFRLHQVYFDAPTCKGGPPERLFLVGDYSSSAEFFVTIGVFAFLYSMAALSVYVFALEKYRENNKGPLIDFGVTCVFTFMWLVSSAAWAKGLSDVKASTDPEKVVDLISACDEEGNRCREVHDPVMSGLNTSVCFGFMNLVLWGGNLWFVFKETGIIAPFMRAPPPQEKQPAPDSYGQQAGYEQDPYAGSQGGYQPEYNQQQQQGGYNQEGGEYGQAPTSFANQM